One window of the Colletotrichum destructivum chromosome 6, complete sequence genome contains the following:
- a CDS encoding Putative major facilitator superfamily, MFS transporter superfamily, with protein sequence MSLLRGFSLLLFAFGFPSKVKQALSPSISPPLPSFLVVKRKAPLLTYNPVSLGFQSQANPDPISQHRMASIEPQPGRQEAGADIEKSHAIDNGVREVDEKQASDVDSEVFQPGVQRVRAVTSVWTKKTMIIMFCLLYLVSFVDALLQSVQGNLNAFITSSFSKHGLLAIVSIFATMLSGCCQLVIAKIIDIWGRSEGFGILMLCSLVGMILKATCQNMEAYVAGHTIYYVGHFGMVFVIDIMLADMTSLKNRMIMFGINGTPTIAVTFAGPRISELFYTYSNFRWAFAAFAIILVGLCAPALLVMFLMQRKAEKAGLLEKTRVTSGRNHWQGFWYYFIQFDMIGIILLCAFFVLLLLPFSIISYASNGWKSAHIIAMLVISILCVPVLYIWEKKFTPVPFIKYKYLKERTIIGSCLLYGIMFISIFTWDAYYQSYLLVVHRQSITHAGYILNAFSLTSSFFGPLYGLLIRWTGDFKYTGLAGVPFVILGTALLIPYRSPSAPVGVLVVLQMLNGVGTGIWAACGQISIMAVTTHQEIASVMAIWNLFGSIGATVGYAIAGGLWNNIMPSALNNNLPDYAKNRTAEIFGSVEIQMSFLDGDPIRDAIVASYADVQHKMVITGACFVPLCLACVLAWKRINIKKLEEEKGTQTKGQVF encoded by the exons ATGTCCCTGCTCCGGGgcttctctcttcttctctttgctTTTGGTTTCCCAAGCAAGGTCAAACAGGCACTCTCGCCTTCaatatcccccccccttccctcatTCCTTGTTGTCAAGAGAAAAGCTCCCCTTTTGACCTATAACCCTGTCTCGTTGGGTTTCCAAAGTCAAGCCAACCCGGACCCCATAAGTCAACACAGGATGGCTTCCATCGAGCCGCAGCCCGGCCGCCAAGAGGCTGGCGCCGACATCGAAAAGTCCCATGCCATCGACAATGGCGTCAGggaggtcgacgagaagcAAGCTTCCGACGTCGACAGCGAGGTGTTCCAGCCCGGTGTCCAGCGCGTCAGAGCCGTCACCTCCGTCTGGACCAAGAAGACCATGATCATCATGTTCTGCCT CCTCTATCTCGTCTCCTTCGTCGATGCGCTCCTCCAGTCCGTCCAGGGCAACCTGAACGCCTTCATCACCTCCTCATTCAGCAAgcacggcctcctcgccatcgtcagTATCTTCGCCACCATGCTCTCGGGATGCTGCCAGCTGGTCATTGCCAAGATCATCGACATCTGGGGCCGCTCCGAAGGTTTCGGCATCCTGATGCTGTGCAGTCTTGTCGGCATGATCCTGAAGGCGACGTGCCAGAACATGGAGGCCTACGTGGCCGGGCACACCATCTACTACGTCGGCCACTTCGGCATGGTTTTCGTCATCGACATCATGCTCGCCGATATGACCTCGCTCAAGAACCGCATGATCATGTTCGGCATCAACGGTACCCCGACCATTGCGGTGACGTTTGCCGGCCCCCGCATCTCGGAGCTCTTTTACACCTACTCCAACTTCCGCTGGGCGTTtgccgccttcgccatcatcctcgtcggcctctgCGCCCCCGCTCTCCTGGTCATGTTCTTGATGCagcgcaaggccgagaaggccggcctcctcgagaaGACGCGTGTGACGTCCGGCCGCAACCACTGGCAGGGTTTCTGGTACTACTTCATCCAGTTTGACA TGATTGGCATCATTCTCCTCTGCGCGTTCTTCgtcctgcttctgcttcctTTCAGCATCATCTCGTACGCATCCAACGGCTGGAAGAGCGCGCACATCATTGCCATGCTCGTCATCTCCATCCTCTGCGTTCCCGTTCTGTACATctgggagaagaagttcACTCCCGTGCCCTTCATCAAGTACAAGTACCTGAAGGAAAGGACCATCATTGGATCTTGTCTCCTTTACGGCATTATGTTCATTTCCATCTT CACCTGGGATGCGTACTACCAGTCCTACCTGCTTGTCGTCCACAGGCAGAGCATCACTCACGCCGGTTACATTCTCAACGCCTTCTCCCTgacctcgtccttcttcggTCCCCTCTACGGTCTGTTGATCCGCTGGACGGGCGACTTCAAATACACCGGTCTTGCCGGTGTCCCCTTCGTCATCCTGGGCACGGCGCTGCTGATCCCCTACCGGTCGCCCAGCGCCCCCGTGggtgtcctcgtcgtcctgcAGATGCTCAACGGTGTCGGAACCGGTATCTGGGCCGCGTGTGGTCAGAtctccatcatggccgtcacCACCCACCAGGAAATCGCTTCCGTCATGGCCATCTGGAATTTGTTTGGCTCCATTGGCGCCACCGTTGGCTATGCCATCGCCGGTGGCCTGTGGAACAACATCATGCCTTCGgccctcaacaacaacctgcCCGACTACGCCAAGAACAGAACCGCCGAGATCTTTGGCAGCGTCGAGATCCAGATGTCCTTCCTGGACGGTGATCCGATCCGCGACGCCATTGTCGCCTCATACGCCGATGTCCAGCACAAGATGGTTATCACTGGTGCATGCTTCGTTCCTCTGTGTCTCGCCTGCGTCCTCGCCTGGAAGCGGATTAACATCAAGAAgcttgaggaggagaagggcacTCAGACCAAGGGACAGGTGTTTTAG
- a CDS encoding Putative NAD-dependent epimerase/dehydratase, NAD(P)-binding domain superfamily: MANITDPAIPKGSTVLVTGVNGFIASHVADQFVQHGYKVRGTVRNPEKSAWLNAYFDKTYGEGHFELYPVPDMTVENAYDEAVKGVSAFIHVASVVNFDPDPEKVIPIAVESAAIAIKAAYREPSVKRFVLTSSSSTTLPADPQTFLNMNGAVITEDSWSPDAKELAWTPGPWGPEHGGPVYIASKVEQEQTVWKYHKENQAKRPDLVVNAILPNLNLGKSLDPVNQGHPSTSGFILPLLEGKRLPPNWSTPQYAVDVQDAGLLHVAAAILPDVKSERVFGFAEPFCWDDVLEILRKQHPNKKFHENFAGVPYPDIVIKPRDRAEELLKRLGKPGWTSLADSLRLNTEDL; this comes from the exons ATGGCAAACATCACAGACCCGGCGATCCCCAAGGGTTCCaccgtcctcgtcaccggTGTCAACGGCTTCATCGCGTCTCACGTAGCCGACCAGTTCGTCCAGCATGGGTACAAAGTCCGCGGCACGGTCCGCAACCCCGAGAAGAGCGCTTGGCTCAACGCCTATTTCGACAAGACCTACGGCGAAGGCCACTTCGAGTTGTATCCCGTCCCTGACATGACGGTCGAAAACGCCTATGACGAAGCCGTCAAGG GAGTCTCAGCTTTCATCCATGTGGCGTCCGTGGTCAACTTCGACCCTGACCCGGAAAAGGTCATCCCTATTGCCGTCGAGAGTGCCGCGATTGCCATCAAGGCCGCTTACAGAGAGCCTAGCGTCAAGCGCTTTGTCTtgacgtcttcgtcgtcaacgacTCTGCCAGCGGACCCGCAGACCTTCTTGAACATGAATGGCGCAGTTATAACGGAAGACTCGTGGAGCCCTGACGCGAAAGAGCTGGCCTGGACGCCCGGACCTTGGGGTCCCGAGCATGGCGGCCCTGTGTACATCGCCAGCAAAGTCGAGCAAGAGCAGACTGTCTGGAAGTATCACAAGGAAAATCAGGCGAAGCGTCCTGATCTTGTGGTAAACGCAA TTCTCCCCAATTTGAACTTGGGAAAGAGTCTCGACCCTGTGAACCAAGGTCACCCGTCCACGTCTGGCTTCATCCTCCCCTTGCTTGAGGGAAAGAGACTCCCTCCGAACTGGTCTACGCCAC AATACGCCGTCGACGTTCAGGATGCCGGTCTCCTGCACGTGGCCGCAGCCATCCTGCCCGACGTAAAGAGCGAGCGCGTCTTTGGTTTCGCCGAGCCGTTCTGCTGGGACGATGTCCTGGAGATCCTTCGCAAGCAGCATCCGAACAAGAAGTTCCACGAGAACTTCGCCGGCGTGCCCTACCCAGATATCGTCATCAAGCCCAGAGACCGGGCCGAAGAGCTGCTGAAGAGGCTCGGAAAGCCTGGTTGGACCTCGTTGGCGGATAGTCTGCGGCTGAACACTGAGGACCTTTGA
- a CDS encoding Putative heterokaryon incompatibility — protein MASINVDKVVEKPCDLCLDLINSVARSTILDENRNCTWHRDTGEISESAASCRSCAAILEVLLESTILEASERFSDITRESSMPVSVKISSLNIIDNVGWASLNLALEINQHNFEYHVDGNIGVSVEHVSSTHDHRHPRFWTSGKTHEVETLTEDRILCTKTWLNSCETSHGNECRPTKRRLPKRLLDTRPGYPLRLLSSNDIERHEEWVRYATLSYSWGASLPLKTTMANEMEHMGGIREDLLPRTFRHAIKLVRSLEIPYLWIDSLCIVQDDPLEWQSEASYMEDYYSGSTVTIAATDSLDSNGGCFPEDDDGIEFDSASCMTDRSKTPLQSGSTSIERQQRPSYPNAQVFSYTSQTGDTNTVSNIMVRLQYSHPRSIRRRAHLSTRGWVLQEQILSHRTVHCMKSEIYWECRSLLTTQSNQRYGPVRGSDVGHSKAHFTSMWPEWVEDYSRRDFTIPSDRLRAFAGINSYYQSNMIQEPILGLTPHSFARDLSWARAGPNRGPGISGAPSWTWFSCHAPIWVDPWGFGDGDETQTKDWTSLVSFRINWKGSKMTSDIESCTLIVRGPMKEFALCMASESKEYNPPYLLVDEQQTDFSKSRVPWDCSGQFDQDDYPSCVKTTYVCLLLRSKTTGRGDRNREIFLILQREAASLAVDGTNYPVFRRIGIASMRGTERRFMHGAKEATIVLS, from the exons ATGGCTTCCATCAATGTCGACAAGGTAGTGGAGAAGCCATGCGACCTTTGCTTGGACCTCATCAACTCCGTCGCACGCTCGACCATTTTGGACGAGAACCGGAATTGTACTTGGCACCGAGATACCGGGGAAATATCCGAATCCGCGGCATCATGCCGGTCTTGCGCAGCGATCTTGGAGGTCTTACTTGAATCCACGATCTTGGAGGCCAGTGAACGATTTTCAGACATCACGAGAGAAAGCTCTATGCCAGTGTCGGTGAAAATATCAAGCTTGAATATTATCGACAATGTTGGCTGGGCGTCCCTCAATCTAGCCCTTGAAATCAACCAGCACAACTTCGAATACCACGTTGATGGAAACATCGGAGTATCCGTCGAACATGTTTCGTCAACCCATG ATCATCGACACCCTCGCTTCTGGACCTCGGGCAAAACGCATGAAGTGGAAACTCTCACCGAGGACAGGATTCTATGCACCAAAACATGGCTCAATTCCTGTGAAACCTCTCACGGTAACGAGTGCCGTCCAACCAAGAGACGTTTGCCGAAACGACTCCTTGACACAAGGCCTGGATACCCCCTGCGGCTGTTATCTAGTAATGATATTGAGAGACACGAGGAATGGGTACGCTACGCAACTTTGAGCTATAGTTGGGGCGCCTCGCTCCCCCTCAAGACCACGATGGCCAACGAAATGGAACATATGGGCGGGATACGCGAGGATCTTCTCCCTAGGACTTTTCGGCATGCCATCAAACTGGTTCGCTCGCTGGAAATTCCGTATCTATGGATCGACTCCCTCTGTATCGTACAAGACGACCCTTTGGAATGGCAGTCTGAAGCGTCGTACATGGAAGACTATTACTCCGGGAGTACAGTAACCATAGCGGCAACGGATTCGTTGGATAGCAACGGAGGTTGCTTCccggaagacgatgacggcatCGAGTTTGATTCGGCGTCATGTATGACTGATCGCTCAAAAACCCCATTGCAATCCGGGTCGACATCTAtagaaagacaacaacgcCCATCATACCCGAATGCTCAGGTTTTCTCTTACACTAGCCAGACCGGCGACACGAACACAGTTAGCAACATCATGGTTCGTCTACAATACTCGCATCCGCGCAGTATACGGCGCAGGGCACATCTCAGCACTAGAGGTTGGGTCCTACAAGAACAAATCCTGTCTCACAGAACTGTCCACTGTATGAAGTCGGAAATCTATTGGGAATGTAGAAGTCTACTCACGACCCAATCTAATCAGCGTTATGGCCCGGTTCGCGGGTCTGACGTGGGACACTCCAAAGCTCATTTCACCAGTATGTGGCCTGAATGGGTCGAGGACTACTCCAGACGAGACTTTACAATCCCGTCGGACAGATTACGAGCATTTGCTGGCATCAACAGCTATTACCAAAGCAATATGATTCAGGAGCCGATCTTGGGTCTTACTCCCCATTCCTTTGCCAGAGATCTCTCCTGGGCCAGAGCTGGGCCGAACAGAGGCCCAGGAATATCTGGTGCCCCTTCTTGGACCTGGTTCTCGTGTCATGCTCCCATTTGGGTCGACCCCTGGGGCTTTGGGGATGGAGACGAAACCCAGACCAAAGACTGGACTTCTCTTGTCTCCTTTCGCATCAACTGGAAAGGAAGCAAAATGACCTCAGACATTGAGTCCTGCACGCTAATCGTCCGAGGTCCGATGAAAGAGTTCGCGCTCTGCATGGCTTCCGAGTCGAAAGAGTACAATCCACCATATTTGCTGGTGGATGAGCAGCAGACCGACTTCTCGAAGAGCCGCGTCCCGTGGGACTGTTCAGGGCAATTCGATCAGGATGACTACCCCAGCTGTGTCAAGACTACGTACGTCTGCTTGCTCTTGCGATCAAAGACTACCGGGCGAGGAGACAGAAACCGTGAGATCTTTTTGATTCTTCAGCGGGAAGCTGCTTCTCTGGCAGTAGACGGCACGAACTACCCAGTGTTCCGGCGAATCGGGATAGCCTCAATGAGAGGAACCGAGAGGAGATTTATGCATGGTGCTAAGGAGGCGACAATCGTCCTTAGCTGA
- a CDS encoding Putative cobalamin-independent methionine synthase MetE/archaeal, UROD/MetE-like superfamily codes for MSSKLHQAPPFRAEHMGSLLRPQKLLDIREGKIRDQGLSEEEAGLPSVEKESVAEVVQLQRDLGIKGVTSGEFNRTRFWGLMWDEFEGTTRLQDAEASMFRLYHPDVVSLIEKDRKVMPGDSVIAGGKLSHSPEKSKSNLHELRLVQAALPKEEWKNIKLTMITPAWFHMRYKQGRAYTKDAYANDADYFSDVAKVYQAELQQLYDAGLRNVQFDDPGMAYFCSQKFRQGWEEDKDNDGTVEDLLDAYIKLYNDTVSKLPEDMHTGIHLCRGNFIGGRHFAEGSYDIIAKKLFQNLNVNTFYLEYDTERSGGFEPLQFLPKNKNVVVGIISTKVPKLEDKEEMKARVLKAAEFVAKGSGETKEEALKRICVSPQCGFSTHESGYPLSLEDEKNKLSLIRDIADEIWGEA; via the exons ATGTCTTCCAAACTCCACCAGGCGCCTCCTTTCAGGGCCGAGCATATGGGCTCACTCCTCCGTCCCCAGAAGCTCCTTGACATTCGCGAGGGCAAGATCCGCGACCAGGGCCTGTCCGAAGAGGAAGCCGGCCTCCCGtccgtcgagaaggagtcTGTCGCCGAGGTGGTGCAACTGCAGCGCGACCTGGGCATCAAGGGCGTTACCTCGGGCGAGTTCAACCGCACGCGCTTCTGGGGGCTCATGTGGGACGAGTTCGAGGGCACCACCCGCCTGCAGGATGCCGAAGCCAGCATGTTCCGCCTGTACCACCCGGACGTCGTGAGCCTCATTGAGAAGGACCGCAAGGTCATGCCCGGGGACTCggtcatcgccggcggcaagctgTCCCACTCTCCCGagaagtccaagtccaaCCTGCACGAGCTCCGTCTGGTGCAGGCGGCGCTTCCCAaggaggagtggaagaacATCAAGCTGACCATGATCACGCCCGCCTGGTTCCACATGCGCTACAAGCAGGGCCGGGCCTACACCAAGGACGCCTACGCCAACGATGCCGACTACTTCagcgacgtcgccaaggtCTACCAAGCCGAGCTTCAGCAGCTCTACGACGCTGGTCTGCGAAACGTCCAGTTCGATGACCCCGGAATGGCAT ACTTCTGCTCTCAAAAGTTCCGCCAGGGTTGGGAAGAAGACAAGGACAACGACGGCACCGTTgaggacctcctcgacgcctaCATCAAGCTCTACAACGACACCGTCAGCAAGCTGCCCGAGGACATGCACACGGGCATCCACCTCTGCCGCGGCAActtcatcggcggccgcCACTTCGCCGAGGGCTCCtacgacatcatcgccaagaAGCTCTTCCAGAACCTCAACGTCAACACCTTCTACCTCGAGTACGACACCGAACGCTCGGGCGGCTTCGAGCCGCTGCAGTTCCTccccaagaacaagaacgTCGTTGTCGGCATCATCAGCACCAAGGTCCCCAAGCtggaggacaaggaggaaaTGAAGGCCCGCGTCCTCAAGGCGGCCGAGTTCGTCGCCAAGGGCAGCGGtgagaccaaggaggaggccctgAAGCGCATCTGCGTGTCCCCCCAGTGCGGTTTCAGCACCCACGAGAGCGGATACCCGTTGAGTCtggaggacgagaagaacaaACTCTCTCTCATTAGGGACATTGCTGATGAAATCTGGGGCGAGGCTTGA
- a CDS encoding Putative RGS domain superfamily, RGS, subdomain 2 protein has product MDPAALAGLTIYNLPPMPPKWDSIGIFYITFCATWTAIVLAGMACLWANRANPILKIRGLPLAFGSIIFLHLYWCMAQITYPIGGTMPVVIAYDFQYFVMGIWFPLGIALFHASNSRFLHVAKLQRLHFVGSGAHVRRGCNGAKTSWLCRFRNMDYGKRLMIFIWIGITAQCLLTTGMWLACKKYHPTFGIPGTEIRGATLPEQLIDLGRGWEWWPTVLWQFIWTWIVAPILIWRAWGIRDTMGWRTQTVGCCLSSLHATPMFLIASYVPAFDKINMYFTPSQWIHLSTMMFEIFTIFVPLVQLVRLRTQTKHVTDANAKWESGSQTTFRSSTAVSFYGPNSPASSSQAEKGQATIYQMSSSELGPEPDSRLLTMTALDHTLRENGRALQEFSALSDFSGENIAFLARVMEWKSRSWPNALSDSDSLESLGEEERLDAYNRALEIYADFISLQHAEFPLNLPSQEMKHLFQVFDKPARVLFGEDASVNIAIPFDDAYVQSHEGSRPGSNGEIQRQARYTGEIPAGFDSTVFDSANGHIKYLVLTNTWPKFVKEMHQRRRSSDTRRSVLTNESESSLLSRVSMVITSLVRSVKTT; this is encoded by the exons ATGGATCCCGCAGCGTTGGCCGGCCTCACGATCTACAACCTCCCTCCCATGCCGCCGAAATGGGATAGCATAGGCATCTTCTACATCACGTTCTGTGCGACATGGaccgccatcgtcctcgccgggaTGGCCTGCCTGTGGGCCAACCGCGCCAACCCGATCCTCAAGATACGTGGCCTGCCGCTGGCCTTCGGCTCCATCATATTTCTGCACCTGTACTGGTGCATGGCCCAGATCACGTACCCGATCGGCGGGACGATGCCGGTGGTCATCGCCTATGATTTCCAATACTTCGTCATGGGCATCTGGTTCCCGTTGGGTATCGCCCTGTTCCATGCTTCCAATAGCCGGTTCTTGCATGTTGCGAAGCTGCAGAGGCTTCACTTCGTGGGTAGCGGGGCTCACGTGCGGCGAGGATGCAACGGTGCGAAGACGTCGTGGCTCTGCCGGTTCAGGAACATGGATTACGGGAAGAGGCTCATGATATTCATCTGGATTGGAATTACTGCCCAG TGCCTCCTTACTACTGGCATGTGGCTGGCCTGCAAGAAATATCATCCAACATTCGGTATTCCGGGCACAGAAATCCGCGGAGCAACTCTCCCAGAGCAACTGATTGACCTGGGCCGGGGATGGGAATGGTGGCCCACAGTGCTTTGGCAGTTTATTTGGACCTGGATC GTTGCGCCGATTCTGATTTGGCGAGCTTGGGGTATCCGCGACACTATGGGATGGCGAACACAAACCGTCGGTTGCTGTCTTTCAAG TCTCCATGCGACACCGATGTTCCTCATTGCATCGTATGTACCGGCGTTCGACAAGATCAACATGTACTTCACGCCGAGTCAATG GATTCATCTCTCCACCATGATGTTCGAGATCTTCACCATCTTCGTCCCGCTTGTTCAGCTCGTCCGCCTTCGAACCCAGACCAAGCACGTCACGGATGCAAACGCAAAATGGGAATCAGGGTCACAAACGACCTTCAGATCGTCGACTGCGGTATCGTTCTATGGCCCCAATAGCCCTGCGTCCTCGAGCCAGGCGGAGAAGGGCCAGGCGACCATTTACCAAATGAGCTCTTCCGAATTGGGCCCTGAGCCGGACAGTCGACTGTTGACAATGACCGCCCTCGACCACACCCTCAGGGAGAACGGAAGAGCCCTGCAGGAGTTCTCTGCCCTCAGCGACTTCTCTGGAGAGAACATTGCCTTCCTGGCCCGCGTCATGGAGTGGAAGTCTCGTTCGTGGCCCAACGCACTGTCTGACTCTGATTCTCTAGAGTCCttgggcgaggaagagagactGGACGCATACAACCGCGCGCTCGAAATCTACGCCGACTTCATCTCGCTCCAGCACGCCGAGTTCCCGCTAAACCTCCCCTCGCAGGAGATGAAGCACCTATTCCAAGTGTTCGACAAACCGGCACGCGTCCTCTTCGGCGAGGACGCGTCCGTCAACATCGCCATACCGTTCGACGACGCGTACGTGCAGAGCCACGAGGGGTCCAGGCCTGGGAGCAACGGGGAAATCCAAAGGCAAGCCCGGTACACTGGCGAGATCCCAGCAGGATTCGATTCTACCGTCTTCGACAGCGCTAATGGCCACATCAAATATCTCGTCTTGACAAACACCTGGCCCAAGTTCGTCAAAGAGATGCACCAACGCAGACGATCTAGCGACACTAGACGCAGCGTCTTGACCAACGAGTCTGAATCCTCCCTTCTCAGTCGAGTCTCGATGGTCATTACAAGTCTTGTTCGTTCTGTCAAGACCACCTAG